The Verrucomicrobium spinosum DSM 4136 = JCM 18804 DNA segment ATAAAGTTTGACCGTGTATTGATGGACTGAATACAGTGGGCCATCCCCAGACCGACCTTGCATGAACGTCCACCATCTTGAGCTGTTTTTCTACGTGGCCCGGCATGGCGGGGTGAGCGCGGCCGCCCGGCACATCCCCTACGGCATCCAGCAGCCAGCCATCAGCGCACAGATTCTGCAACTGGAGGACAACCTCGGTGTCACCTTGTTTCGGCGGCGACCTTTCCAGCTCACGAGGGAGGGGCAGGTCCTCTTCGCCTATATAGAGCCATTTTTCGCAGGACTGGATGACATGGCCCGGCGTCTGCGGGGTGGGGTGGACAACCGGCTCCGCATTGCCGCGCCTGAAATCGTGCAGCGGGAGTACCTGCCTGAGCTCCTGGTCAGGATGAAACAGCGTGTGCCCGGGTTTCATTTTACCCTCACGCAGGGGCGGCAGCAGGAAATCGAGGCTCTGCTGGAGTCTCAGGAGATTGATCTGGGCCTCTCGGTGCTGACCGACAAAGCAGGGCCCAACATTCAGATTCGCGAGGTGGCCACGCTTTCCATGGTGTTGCTGGTCTCCGAATCGAGCGGCATCCAGCATGCCCAAGAGATTCTGGAGCAGGATCGAATTGAGCTGCCCCTCATCACGCTCAGTTCCTTCGAAGGCGTCAGCCGCACCTTCCAGGCCTACCTTCGTACCCGGGGGGTGGACTGGCTGCCTGGTCTGGAGCTGGGCGGGCTGGATCTGGTGAACCGGTATGTGGAGGGCGGGTTTGGCGTGGGACTCAGCCTCCAGCTGCCGAAGATGAAGATGGCACCCGGGGTCAGAGAGCTGCCTTTGCCCGGTGCGCCGCCTGTCACCTTCGGCGCACTTTGGGCGGGCAAACTCACGGCTCCGGCGGAAGTCTTCGTGCGGGAGGCCGAGTTGCTGGCTGGCGAGTTGTTTTCAAGATGAATTCAAGGCTGGACGCCCGCCGCGTTTTGCCTTTAAACTTCAATTCTGCCATGCGTTTTTTCGCCCGTATTCTCTGGATCGTCGCGTTCTTGCTGGCCACCTACTCTTGGATGGTGGCCTTCGAGCACGGCTTCGGGTGGGCGGGTTTTCGCGATGGATTCAAGGGTGAATGGCGCAATCTTGCGGCATTCGTCACTGGCAAGCCCGTGGGGCCGCAGCCAGTCACCCCTGCCATGCCGGCTCCCCCCGCGGCAAAATAGCTCCCCCGTCTGCTTCCTTATTTACCTACAACGTCCAAACTTCACGAGACTCCCATCAATTCCATGACAGAAGCCGATCTTGCCCCTCAGCAGAAAAACTTGTGGCTCAAAGGTGTCAGTGCCTATCAGCTAAAGAACTTTGACTACGCCATCAGTCTTGTGCTTACCGTGGTCAAGCAGGCACCAGAGTTCCTGGACGGGCGTAAACTGCTGCGCCGGGCCGAAGGTGAGAAATTCCGCAGCCAGAAGAAGGGCCTCTTCGGCGGTGGCTTGAGCATGGGTGGCATCAAGCTGGGGCCTGCCTCCAAGAAGGACCCGTGGGAACAGATCGCTGATCTGGAGGAGAATGTTTTTCAGAAGGATCCCTACAATGCGGGGGCCAACCAGACACTGTATGACCTGGCCATGCGCCTGGGGCAGAACCATCTGGCTTCCTTGGCGCTGGAGACCATCAAAGAGGGGCAGCCGACCAATACGAGGAACATGCACCAGCTGGCTGTGCACTACATGGCCATTGATGAGCCGGAGAAGGCCAGCGAAACCTATCGCCAGATCCTGAAGCATGATCCGACCGACATGGACGCCATCAAGGGCGAAAAGGATGCGGCGGCCAAGACTTCCATGATGCGCCAGGGCTGGCAGGATCAGGGTGGCTTCGACAAGGCAAAGCGCGACAAGGACCAGTCCAATCGCGACGAGGCTCTCAACCGGCAAGGGATGACCCCAGAGCAGATGCAATCCCTGCTTCTCCAGCTGGCTGCGGACTACGAAAAGGATCCGAACAACGTCAACGTGGTGAGGAAGATAGCCGATCTGTACGACCGCCTCGACGATCTGGACAGTGCCCTGAGCTATTACGACTGGGCCGCTCAACTCGCCCCAGGTGACGTGGCACTGCAGGCCCGTATCGAGCAGGTGCGCAACAAGGCCGGCGAAAAGCACATTCAGCAGATGGAAGCTGAGATTGAGGCCAATCCTGACGCCGAAGACATCGAGGAGAAGCGGGAGATTATTCGCGCCACCAAGCGCGAGCGTCTCTCCACCCTTCTCGCAGAGGCCAAGTCCAAGGTGGAACGCAACCCCACGGACAAGCAGTACCGTTTCGACTACGCCACGATCCTCTTCCAGGCAGAGCAGTACCGCGAGGCCATCCCCGAGCTTCAGCAGGCCAAGAGCAACCCGCACATCCGCAACAAGGCGCTGCTCATGCTGGGCAAGTGCTTTGAGAAGCTCAACATGAACGACTTGGCCATCAACGCGATGACCGAGGCTGTGAAGGAAATCCCGGCCTTCAACAACGAGAAGAAGGAGATCCTCTACGAACTGGGCAAGACCTACCAAAAGGTGGGTAAAGCTGACGATTACCTCAACTGCATGAAGGAGATCTACAACAACGACTACGGCTACAAAGACGTGGCGTCGCGTGTGGAGTCGTCCTACGCTTGAGTTCGTAAACCTTCCTCAAACTGAATACGTTAGGCCGGAATCCGCAAGGGTTCCGGCTTCTTGTTTGTGTGGGGGTTCTTGACAAAGCCAATTCCTTTGTGAAATTTCACAAGTGACAAGAATCGAAATCCCCCGGAAAACAGTTTACCGCCTCTCGATTTACCAGCGATGCCTGCAGAAACTGAAGGACAACATGATGGAGACGGTCTCCTCTGAAGCTCTAGCCAAAGCGGCGGGGGTGAAGTCCACACAGTTGCGCAAAGACCTGACCTACTTCGGCCAGTTTGGCACCCGTGGCCTGGGCTACAATGTCGCTGGGCTGAGCGGTGCGATTGGAGAGGTGCTGGGGCGTTCTCGTCTCCAGCCCGTCATTCTGGTGGGGGTTGGGAATCTGGGTGCGGCGTTGCTCCGCTACGGCGGATTCCAGAAGGAGGGTTTCGAGATCGTTTCCGCGTTCGACGTCCGACCCGATCCCAAGCGGATGAAGGGTCTCAAGATCCCCTTGATGGACGCCAAGGAGCTCTCCTCCTTCATCCGGGAGAACCACATCAAGATGGCCATCCTCACGGTTCCTGCGACCCACGGACAGGAAGTGGTGAATGAGATGGTGGCGGCCGGGATTCAGGCCATCCTCAATTTCTCCCCGGTGGTGCTCGACGTCCCCAAGAATGTCGTGGTGAACAACGTGGACCTCGCCGTGGAGCTGGAGAATTTGAGCTACTTCATCCGATAGTGAGGCAAGGGTGTCCGCGGCCTGGTTTTGATGTTTGACGGAGTCCGTCACCCGTTGGATGTAGGTGGCATGGACCGCCCAGCCGCTATTGCCCAGATCCGGGAAGCTTGTAAGAACATTGCCCTCCAGTTCATGAAGCTTCATCCGGCACTGCCCGGATTGAATGATGCGGAGACAATGAGTGATTGCATCAAAGCGATTCACGAAATGACCGTGCAGCTCGAGACCATCAAAAAGAAGGTCGGCAAGCTGGAACGTGCGGATGACAGCACGTTGCTGTAAGCGAGAATGTGGGTGGCCCGGGGGCCGGTTGCGTTGCCCCGGCGTTTTCCAATCGCGCGCAGCGTCTTGGAGTGCCGGCGGCTTGACGCCGCTTTCGCCAGCCGATGAAGGGGAGTTGTGCCTTGAACCGCTGTCCTGCTGATTGGGGGTGGCGGTGGTGTTGGGCTTCGCTCAGGCTGCATGAGGCGTCGCACTTGATCGCGGTCAGAAAACGGTGTCGAGCCACCGTACTCCAGGACGCTTCGCGACGTTGGGAGTGGTGGGCTCGCTGGGTATCCCGGCTGGTTTGGTGAGCGAGTTCCTAAAAACGGCTGCCGCAGTGTTTCGCCGCGGCGGCCGATGGATAGGGCTAATCCCCCATGCTACTCTGCCACCCAGAGAATGCCGACGGCAGACGGGGTGATGTTCTTCTTGAGTGGATTGAGCTGCACGGTCTCGAAAACCAAAGCGGTCGGATCGTACTGATCGCGGATCTTCTGGATTTCATCCGTAAGCTGCTTGTCCAGTTCCCGGAGTTCCTGGTCATAACGCTCCACTTCATCCTCTGCGGCAGAGGCTTCCTTGGACTCCCGCCAGGCAGAGCCCACCTTGTTCACGGTGGTGCTGCTAAAGGCGCTGCCCTTGCGCCCGAACAAGGCTCCCAGCAGCCCGCTGCCGATCTGCATGACGGTGGAAAGTTTGGCGCTGCTGGCCTGGGCCTTCTGGGTCTCCAGCT contains these protein-coding regions:
- a CDS encoding tetratricopeptide repeat protein; this encodes MTEADLAPQQKNLWLKGVSAYQLKNFDYAISLVLTVVKQAPEFLDGRKLLRRAEGEKFRSQKKGLFGGGLSMGGIKLGPASKKDPWEQIADLEENVFQKDPYNAGANQTLYDLAMRLGQNHLASLALETIKEGQPTNTRNMHQLAVHYMAIDEPEKASETYRQILKHDPTDMDAIKGEKDAAAKTSMMRQGWQDQGGFDKAKRDKDQSNRDEALNRQGMTPEQMQSLLLQLAADYEKDPNNVNVVRKIADLYDRLDDLDSALSYYDWAAQLAPGDVALQARIEQVRNKAGEKHIQQMEAEIEANPDAEDIEEKREIIRATKRERLSTLLAEAKSKVERNPTDKQYRFDYATILFQAEQYREAIPELQQAKSNPHIRNKALLMLGKCFEKLNMNDLAINAMTEAVKEIPAFNNEKKEILYELGKTYQKVGKADDYLNCMKEIYNNDYGYKDVASRVESSYA
- a CDS encoding LysR family transcriptional regulator, whose protein sequence is MNVHHLELFFYVARHGGVSAAARHIPYGIQQPAISAQILQLEDNLGVTLFRRRPFQLTREGQVLFAYIEPFFAGLDDMARRLRGGVDNRLRIAAPEIVQREYLPELLVRMKQRVPGFHFTLTQGRQQEIEALLESQEIDLGLSVLTDKAGPNIQIREVATLSMVLLVSESSGIQHAQEILEQDRIELPLITLSSFEGVSRTFQAYLRTRGVDWLPGLELGGLDLVNRYVEGGFGVGLSLQLPKMKMAPGVRELPLPGAPPVTFGALWAGKLTAPAEVFVREAELLAGELFSR
- a CDS encoding redox-sensing transcriptional repressor Rex; amino-acid sequence: MTRIEIPRKTVYRLSIYQRCLQKLKDNMMETVSSEALAKAAGVKSTQLRKDLTYFGQFGTRGLGYNVAGLSGAIGEVLGRSRLQPVILVGVGNLGAALLRYGGFQKEGFEIVSAFDVRPDPKRMKGLKIPLMDAKELSSFIRENHIKMAILTVPATHGQEVVNEMVAAGIQAILNFSPVVLDVPKNVVVNNVDLAVELENLSYFIR